The Lolium rigidum isolate FL_2022 chromosome 1, APGP_CSIRO_Lrig_0.1, whole genome shotgun sequence region ACCTGAAAATGGCACAAGAAAGAAAAAAGCTTTTAAGGCCTAGTTTGGAATCCACGAAATTTGACAGCAAATAATTCAATCTCTGCAGGAATCAACGTACATTTTCGAGCTCCTTCACGCAGGCGTCGTCGCAGAGCTTGGGCTTCTCCTCCGGCGGCAGCCCGCCGGCGACGGCGTCGAGCGCGGCCTGCAGGCAGAGCGCAGACGACGACACCCCGAGAGCCACCGCGCCGATCATGCCCCTCCGGGTGCTGCCGCTGCTGCCATAGACGACGACGCTGCCGTCGTCAGCCCCTCCGCATTGCGCCGCGCTTCCTGTGGAAGCGTTGCAGCGGCATGGCGCCTCCGTGCAGCTCAGCGCCCTGCTATTGCTACCTCTGAAAGACGACGCCTTTCCGCCGGTGCGGAGCCACGCCCTGGAGGCGGAGCTCGGCGCTcggaggaggagcggcgaggCGGTGGCGGCCATGGAGAGGAGACAGAGGAGGCCCGTAGGTACGGAGGCGGGCGAGAGAAGAGGCAGAGTGGATAGAACGGAAGCCGCGGGCTCCGGTCTCCACCACTCGCTGCGCGCGCGCAACACCACGCATGACGCACCCGCGACGGGGATTGTCACTCACTGACCATTCAGCTTCGTCAAATCCACAGCGTTCCGCATTACTGATGTACTACGCATGCAAGTACAGAGTCAAAGCAGAGGTTTAGGGACTTAGATCATGTCTAGTAGagcccctaaacccctaaatctgTAAAAATAACCGCTTTTTTACAGTTTTTGACGAAAAAATCGCAAAGACTAGAACCCCTAAAACTGTAAAACTGTAAAAAATTTCCCAGGTCGGACCTGGGAATCCCTTCTTGGCCTGTAGAAACGAGGGTTGGGCAATCCAACCCGTCCCCGACCTGTAGTCGTCTCGGACACGCGCGGGAGGGAACATTCAGCTCGTTCCCCTcttcctccctcttcctcccccgatcccgccgccgccgccctccagcccccgccgcgcccgcctcctccgccccgcctccgccgcgtcccggcctcctccgctccgccgcgtcccggcctcctccgctcggccctcctccgcctgccccgccgcgccccgcccTCCTCCCGCTCGGCCCCCCTcctgccgcctcccgccgccgccgcgtcccggcctcctccgcctgccgccgcgtcccggcctcctccgcctgccccgccgcgccccggcctcctccgcatCGGCTCCTAGCCGCCGCCCCGGTCAAGGTTTGCCATAGTTCGGGGTCCGGCTCGGTTTTGGGACAAGAAAACCTTGGTGGACATCATGAAGTGTTGTGTGATTCTACACAACATGATCCTAGAAGATGAGAGGGGGTTAAACTTGccttgtttctatgacaatgttggcacacgTGTGCAACCGGAAAGAAACCCTTCTCGTGTAGAAgcttttcttcaagcacatcgtgAGATTGAAGATGCAGCCACTCATGGTCGTCTCCGTGATGATCTAGTCGAGCACCAAGTGGCAGCTTGGATGGGCAGCGCCGTGGCGCATGATTTACCTTTGTTCTATTTGATTCGAACAATTATTGTTGTATGGTCCAACATTGTTGTAACAATTTGAATGATTATTGTTTTATGTGCTCAAATGTACTATTTGGTGTTGTAATAATAACTAGAATGATTATTGTTTTATGCGAAATGTGATGATATTTGTGATATGTGAAATGATGATATGTGATGAAAACTGTGATATGGCATATGACAGTTTTAGAGGTTGGGGTTGAGCCAAAGACTAGAACCTCAAACTGCATTctttaggggtttaggggttcTACTCTTTACCCATGTTTTTCAACCTGTAAAAGTGCACAAAAATGGCTATTTCCAACCTGTAAAACTGCTATAGAGGTTTGAGGGTTTAGGGGCtctactagacatgctcttagagcatctccaccagtaaCGGTTCCATAGGGCCGGTAGCGAAAATGGGCTAGCATCCGCCCCAAACGGCGCGGccaattttcgagcccaatagaatcgccgcaaccccgtgccggccccttcgctaaGAGTGcggatcgggcgcgccggcgcctcacaGCACGTCTAAAAACgagcgtgggctccgcctggcagccagacacaccgatttcccacctcctacacacacccgagccgactcccacccctctagatcgccaccgtcgccgtcgccgtcgccatcgccgccgcgtcccctgcttgcaatagacaccgccgactGTCTAGTAACccccgtccatcgacacggccgccaccccctcaatcggcggccgctgtttcgcccggaacagagctcgccgccaccgcgatagtatcgccccgcccgcaaggttCGTCCGATTTCCGCGATGGACATCGACGACGAGGTGATGGTGCAGTTGTTCATggaggagcagaacgctcaggctgttcggcggcaacagcagcagctgattctgacgaacatgctgcgcgttcgccagcctttcttcgtcgtgcctcggcacggcggctcaaagccaggcaagaggaggaacatcaaccggcatcgtgaAGCCGGCGCGATGCTGCTTGACaccgactacttcaacgacgacgcgactcattcgccgaaggaatttctgcgccggtttaggatgaacaaggagctattcttgaagattgtccacggcgtcagggagtacgacacgTACTTCATGTCCAAGAAAGTTTGCACAGGTTtatggggcttcacctcaattcagaagtgctgatgcaatgcgctgtcttgcatacggagctcctccagatacagccgatgactacctacggatgacagaatcgacatgtacagagactctctacaggttctgccgagccgtcatagcggtgtttgctaaagactatttgagagcaccaagacaagatgatacagctcgaattctgcaaaagaatgcagcaagagggtttcctgggatgctcggaagcattgactgtatgcattggggctgtAAGAATTGCgcttttgcttggcaggggattacaaggggcatactggtgagtgcagtgtcattcttgaggcggtggcagactaTGAGCTTTGGATTTGtcatgcattttttggcatggcaggaacaaacaatgatatcaatgtgctgctgcgctctccggtgtttgccaggctagctgagggacaagctcctgccgtgaactttgaggtaaacggccacgcatacaacaaaggtactatctagctgatggtatctacccgacgcatgctacatttgtgaggacaattccctctccatcaaacgagatggaagcctattttgcaacatgccaggaagcagcacgcaaggatgttgagcgtgcttttggggtgcttcagcagcgtttcgccattgtcagATACCCttctctcacttggtctgaggcacagatgtgggaggtgatgaacgcctgtgtgatcatccacaacatgatcattgagagcgagcgcgacgcACCTGTGGGCTGTGCAGGATGGTCATCCATTTAattatcaagggccactagctgaggtagagcatgtatcCCAagaatttgttgcttttcctcatatgcacaatgaaattcgagatgcaggtgtccatgcaCAGTTGAAGGCAGATCTAGCTGCGCATTtatgggcgaggagaggagcagccaacaatgcatgattttatttctatttgtttgcatTTATGAATATTTTatgtactatttgtttgttgggttgtatgaataatttaagtattatttgtttgattgattgtatgaataatttaagtactatttgtttcattgattgtatgaataatttaattctatttgtgtgattgtatgaataaaatgtgattgatatgttgtttcaaaatattgtaaaaagaaaaaaaaatggggGCCTTGGGACGCGTCGGTGTGAGAACAACGTCACCAAATGGAGAATGCACTGCCGGCGCCCCCATACAGCAGTGCCGGCGccctgccggcgactatttgggggctgtcggtggagatgctcttagggcggAAGTCACAGTGTATGCCGAAATTAGGATGTAAAAATTTACTATATCCATTAAAAATTTAGATAACTTGCTTGTCTTTCTCTATCCCTTCTCTCAAGCATCTCTGTTGTTGTGCGTCATGAAAAGTTGAGAAGAGAACATAGATTTTTAAAGCATATTCAACATGTTGTTAGCCTGGTGTGAGATTTTTATCGGCACTCTACACATTGTGGGACACTTTGCGATTTGACACCAAATCCATTTTTCAATATTATGGTATATTTGGCTTCTGGCACAACTGTTGCTGCTTTTAGGCTCAGTTTGGCACCTCAGTGTGTTTTTAAGACTAGATTATTACAAAAACATACTACCTCCGCTTCCATATTATAAGCTGTTTTAGcaaattattttattttgctacaaCGGCTTATAATATGGAAGAGAGTGATATTATCTAAATGTTTGGGCATGCAATATTTTAGTTTCAGAGAAATACTCATGCTTTTATACTGCAGTATTAATTTTATAATATTTAGTCACAACCAAACATATCAAAGTATAATAAAACTAGGCGTGGCTAATCCTTTGTCAACCGATAATTAACCTAATTCTCAGGCAGGTGATGTCATCGAATATCAATTGCAACCTTCTCCCTCCTCTACGTATTATAAGACCACATGCTTTTTAAATTGTTAGAAATTATAAGCCCTTTCTTATTTATTGTCATCTCCCACTTTCCCTCTCTCTTCCGTCATGCATGTGAAATTATAGTTGCATGCAATAATTAATGAAGAAAAGTTATGGATATTCTTGGTCTTAGCGAATTGGTCCTTTGGCCTTATAATTCCTAACGGAATGAGTAAGGTGCAATTGATGCATAGCACGAATCAGGAAGCAATCTAATAGTTTGGGACAGTTGCAACCCCGTTTGCAACTCATGCTAGCATAAATCACGGTGCAATTTTATGGTTTAGAACTTAGAAGTCGACTAAGAATTAAGCTATCTTGAGAAACTGTAGTATTGTTGACATGCTTCAAAAATATTTTGCTACTAAACATAGTGCCCCCTCTCGCCCTAAATACATGTTGTAGGTTCAATAAATTTAGACGAATTTTAGTTTACATTTTACCTAAATTCAGGATAACTAGTTTCCAGGATGGAAGGGAATGGTTTTTTTCTTACGTGACGGAGGTTTAGCTAGCACGCTGGATCGAATTGGTTGGTTCCTGGAACCAGCCACTGCAGCCTATCACAGTGGACGGGACGGGAGCAGCCGAACTCTGAAGAGGAGGAACACTCTTAACACCATGCAGTAACCGTTTGCAACGACCTCACCTCGTGTTTATCATCGTGGAAACGTGAAGCTTCAGAGAATCGTCCTTGATAACCTTTATTTGTCTCTCTCTAGCAGTGGTCTCTGCTCGTGCGCACCTTGCTTCCGGGAAACCAGCAAAGGTCGTTCAGTAATCTATCTGCACATCGTCTGAACGTGCAGAAAACGGGAGTCAGTTAAGCTTAGCTAGCAGCATAAATCTATAGTGTCCGTAAGCACATGCTTGACCGCCGCAGCTCCGGCGGTGAGGAGGAAGAATAATACGATGACGACCCATATAGTATTTTGACTTGTTCATGCGGAGAACATAATGTCTGAATATAATATCGATGACTTTTCTCGTTTTCCACAGGCCACCAAGTACTGAAGTACACCTCTCTAGCTCACAGATTGCGGTCACGCACAAGCTGCACGCGCGCTGCTAGCTACTACCTGGTCAATGTTCCCCTCCCCTCAACTTTGATCGTTCCTGCGTTCCCCTGGTCAACACCAACGAATTCCTGGCGCACACCGTACGCTGCAAGAATTCCTGGCCCTGCCCAAAATCATATATATAGAGCACCAGCCAGGCCACCAACACCATATCAGAAGTTCAGACTTCAGACACACAAGAAAGACCGAAGAGCAAGCTCAGCGCAGAGCACAGCAGCACCATCTCGATCATACCAGTTCGCTTCTGCGATCAATCAACCCCGTTCTTTTTAATCTTTCCAATGGATTCATCGACGAGGCGCGCTCTTCTCGCGGTGGCGGCTATCGTCGTCCTCCTAGCGACGACGTGCTGCGTCGCCGATGCAGCGAGGCCGGCGCCGGCGGATGATCACGCGATCCAGCTGCCCCGCGCCGGTGGCGAGGTGGCGGCAGCGTACTACTACCCGGCGGTGGAGAAGGCCAGGGCGACGGTGGAGCTGCTCTTGGCGAGGTTGCCGGCCGGGCCCAGCCCCAAGGGACCCGGCCACTAGCTATCTAGGCACACGAGCAAGAGATCGAGTTCTTGCGATTCATCCCCATTCTTTTGTTCTTGCGTTTCTTTTTCCTCATGGGGAGGAGAGACGACTATTCATTCTTTCTTGACGAAAAGACCAACTTTTCTTTCGTTGTTTCGTTACATGTACTATACCGTATATACTGATACTTACTGGTGATAAGTGTAGAGAATTGGAGTAACTAATACACGGATTATAGTTTCTGACAGAGTAACAGTCTGATATATTGTTCTCCTGCTGTTTGGCGTAATTCAAGCAGCAAACTTTCTGCAAACGCCCAGACCTTTGTCCAACTTTCTGTGTCTCCTGAAATTCAACTGAAACAGAATAACCTACTGTAGCCTGTTGTCAGTCTCTAGCCCAAATCTTGCTCGACCAATCCACCGGACGGGTGTGGTCAAATGAGCTCGTCTGGCATAGGCATTGGGTCGAACGGGGGAAACGGGTTATCGGTCTGGAGGAGAAACCGGCTACTTTGATGTGTATGTGCTtaaagcatctccaccggtgctccAAATATACGCCGACACAGCCGTATAAAGAGCGCCGGCAGCATCCTGTATTTGGGTGTTGTTTCCACGCCGGCATCTCCAAACCGGCAGCTTCGATAGAAACTTTTTAAACaaactaaatatttttttagtTCCATTTTCATGTCATTCATGATAGAGAAATGAATAATGTTTTAGCAGGGTGAATCCTGATTCGCTTGGGTAGACAggaaaacattattcactcctcgatCCCGGACGACATGTGAAATCTGCTTTAGCTCTAGCCTACTTACCACCCGGCTCTATGGAGCTGGACGATCGCCTACTGTTGCGCCGCCTACTCTCTCCGCTGCTCCTCCGTCGTCGATCCCCCGTTGCTCTCTCCTTCACGAACATCAAGTAGGCTGCTCTATTCGCGGCCGCCGCCTCCTAACGCAGCAGCTGCTCCAGTTcctcccgctgctgacggtgCTCCACCTCCGTAGCCGCAGCTGcgtagacttcatcctgacgCTGCTGCTCCTCCAGCAGCTCCCGCCGTAGCGCAAGCTCCCCCACCCCTGTTGCAGCTGCTCCGCCTCCCGGTGCGTCCGCTCCGCCTCCCGCAGCTGCCGCTCGTTCGCGACAAATGCATCGACGATtgtcgctagcgccgcctcctcccatgcCACGTACTCTATGAGTTGCGGGTCCTCCTCCACGGCTTCTACGGtcgcctctagcgccgcctcctcccacgcatcGTACATTATGGGTTTATATTTTTTGCACTACTAAAGTGAGAGGCGGGAAAGGAGGGGTTAATATagaccggcggcgaggcgggaaacctcctgcgcggcgtcgtggcgggagattTTCCCACCCGACGCCCTAGCGTCACTAACAGCGCGGCCCCATCGCAAAACGCGAGGCGCCAacacgcccgattcgcgcccttcgcgaagggaccggcacggggttgccggcgcttctattcggCTCGAAACCGCGTTGGCGCtttatggggcgcgccggtgtgagcccaaaaaccacgccggcccccaaaacgctatcgggaccgctatggggcgccccggtggagatgctcttaccgatGGTCCTGAAGTGCCGGAAACGCAGTCAAATGATTGAAAACATGAGATTTGGGTTCAATCAGAAAACTTACCCTTGTAGCTATGGGTAAGTGAACAAAATTCTATATTGTTGTGGTACCGTGAAATGctaacctaagagcatctccaggcgcgtcccccaaacaaaatttcagatATTTAAAACTTAACCGAATTCATTCAAACTttctatatattacatagattcgaacgaaattcgatgaaatttaaactaaaccctaatctagtagtacttgcggcggccagaggcgtcgtagtactggtggaagttgtacatgtcgtcgacgATGATGTCCTGCTTGCcgtgctcgtcgggctcgtccttcaccgtgcTGCTTGGTCCAGCCTCGCCGTCAtcagtgaggtccacgagcggcttcctggtgtcgcggatggacatggcgatcgccctgtcgaggtcgcccctccaggcgtccttgtcgttcagagACGCCGCGAACGCCAcgtgcagccctgggcagtcctcgggatcGTCGCTGCTCGCGATGagacgctgctgccgctcgtactccgccagcagcgccaccTTCCCGGCTGCATCGTCACcctactcctccttcacctccggcttcgggatgaggagggcgccgccagcGCGCCTTTGCTGCTGCCGGGCGGCGTCGTgaactccggctcctccttcacctcgtgcTTGGGCACGGTGTAGGGCGTGGCGCGGTACGACGAGGAAGGCGCCGATCGCGCCGGCCCTGacgaggaagagttggaggaggacgagtacgtccttcTCGGCTGCCAGCGCGCTGCGGGCATAGGAGATGGTGGCAGCGATGATGGCATCTCCAACCTCGGGGTGCCGTTCTGGATGCCGTCGACGACATGCTCCAGGGTGCGCCCCGAAACATCCCAgaagaggaggtgcccctccttgTTCTAGCTCGCCGGCCGATGAGGCAGGCGGTGCTGTTCATCTCCACGTCGTGATGTGCCTGGAAGTAGGCGaccgatacgtccaaaacgtatctactttcccgaacctttttgttattatttgccctcaaacttgtgtgttttgaatgcaactaacgcggagtaacgatgttttcagcagaattgccctggtgtcttgtttttgtgcagaaaatcaactttcgggaaaattccCAGAAATCCAAATGCCTTATTTTCCCGGGGAACTCACGAAGCCAGAAGGTGAAGAGTAGGGGGGCCTAGAGCTGGGAGTACATGGcccaggcgcggcccaggcctggccgcgcctggggGTGTATTCCCGACCCCTTCATCGTTTCGGCCTCCCCTTTCGGCTATAAGATTCTCGTCACGAGGAAACCCCAGGGGGTTCGAAGTTATTCCAGAGAAAAGTccgtagcgccgccgcctcccgaaaCCCTATTTCGGAGGCaggaactccgttctggcaccctgccgggacggggaattggag contains the following coding sequences:
- the LOC124679278 gene encoding peptidyl-prolyl cis-trans isomerase FKBP16-3, chloroplastic-like gives rise to the protein MAATASPLLLRAPSSASRAWLRTGGKASSFRGSNSRALSCTEAPCRCNASTGSAAQCGGADDGSVVVYGSSGSTRRGMIGAVALGVSSSALCLQAALDAVAGGLPPEEKPKLCDDACVKELENVPMVTTESGLKYKDIIVGQGPSPPIGFQVAANCVAMVPPGQIFDSSLEKGQPYIFRVGAGQVIKGLDEGLLTMKVGGLRRLYIPGPLAFPKGLTSAPGRPRVAPSSPVIFDVNLLFIPGLDDE